A stretch of the Capsicum annuum cultivar UCD-10X-F1 chromosome 8, UCD10Xv1.1, whole genome shotgun sequence genome encodes the following:
- the LOC107845193 gene encoding non-specific lipid-transfer protein 1 — protein MKAVAVVLALVVLAAVQLAMAARLDEQWGITCGQVDANVAPCVSYLTQGGEPGAACCSGVKTLSGLAKSTDERRTACNCLKAAANRYPNLKDDAAQALPSKCGVALNVPISRTINCDTVS, from the exons ATGAAGGCTGTTGCAGTAGTACTAGCTCTAGTTGTGCTAGCCGCGGTTCAGCTAGCAATGGCTGCGCGGCTAGATGAACAGTGGGGAATCACTTGTGGTCAAGTTGACGCTAATGTAGCACCCTGTGTCTCGTACCTGACACAGGGTGGTGAGCCCGGTGCAGCTTGCTGCAGCGGGGTAAAAACCTTGAGTGGTTTGGCTAAGTCTACTGATGAAAGGAGGACAGCTTGCAACTGTCTTAAGGCTGCAGCAAATCGATACCCCAACCTTAAAGATGATGCTGCACAGGCTCTCCCTAGCAAGTGCGGTGTAGCCCTCAACGTCCCTATCTCCAGGACCATCAATTGTGACAC AGTTAGTTAA
- the LOC107845182 gene encoding non-specific lipid-transfer protein 1 yields the protein MKAVAVVLVLVVLAAVQLAMAGRLEQQTGITCGQVDANLAPCVSFLTQGGEPSAACCSGVKTLSGLAQSTDERRTACNCLKAAANRYANLKDDAAQALPGKCGVALNVPISRTINCDTVS from the exons ATGAAGGCTGTTGCAGTAGTACTAGTTCTAGTTGTGCTGGCCGCGGTTCAGCTAGCAATGGCTGGGCGGCTAGAACAACAAACCGGAATCACCTGTGGTCAAGTAGACGCCAATTTGGCACCCTGTGTCTCATTCCTGACACAGGGTGGCGAGCCCAGTGCAGCCTGCTGCAGCGGGGTCAAAACCTTGAGCGGTCTGGCTCAGTCCACTGACGAGAGGAGGACAGCTTGCAACTGTCTCAAGGCTGCAGCAAACCGATATGCCAACCTTAAAGATGATGCCGCACAGGCTCTCCCTGGCAAGTGTGGTGTAGCCCTCAATGTTCCTATCTCCAGGACCATCAACTGTGACAC GGTCAGTTAG